The following are encoded in a window of Catenulispora sp. EB89 genomic DNA:
- a CDS encoding helix-turn-helix domain-containing protein has translation MEYVSTSPAADLGATIRTWRDRLPPSALALPSGRARRAAGLRREELADLAGVSVDYLVRLEQGRATTPSAPVVASLARALQLTVAERDHLYRLAHLVPPTDDMISDHIPPGVHRVLSRLGDTAVAVFAADWELVWWNRGWAALLGDPAATAPRLRNFARSKFPVGAGSARLAHWPVLESDPGMVERAVVADLRRATGRFPKDRRLAGLIADLNAGNARFAELWASGTVGAHREDHKAIEHPSVGTVTVNCDVLGDGDTELKIVVMTAAPGSEDETKLRLAVIAGAATASPADVPIG, from the coding sequence ATGGAGTACGTGAGCACCTCACCGGCAGCCGACCTCGGCGCGACGATCCGCACCTGGCGCGACCGCCTGCCGCCCTCCGCGCTGGCGCTCCCGTCGGGCCGCGCACGCCGCGCCGCCGGCCTGCGCCGCGAAGAGCTCGCCGATCTGGCCGGGGTGTCCGTGGACTACCTGGTCCGGCTGGAGCAGGGCCGGGCCACGACGCCGTCGGCCCCGGTCGTGGCGTCCCTGGCACGCGCCCTGCAACTGACGGTCGCCGAACGCGACCACCTGTACCGTCTGGCGCACCTCGTCCCGCCGACCGACGACATGATCAGCGACCACATCCCGCCCGGCGTGCACCGCGTGCTCAGCCGCCTCGGGGACACCGCGGTCGCGGTGTTCGCCGCGGACTGGGAGCTGGTGTGGTGGAACCGGGGCTGGGCCGCGCTGCTCGGCGACCCGGCCGCGACCGCGCCCCGGCTGCGCAACTTCGCGCGCAGCAAGTTCCCGGTCGGCGCCGGGTCGGCACGCCTGGCGCACTGGCCGGTGCTCGAGTCCGATCCCGGCATGGTCGAGCGCGCGGTGGTCGCCGATCTGCGGCGCGCCACCGGGAGGTTCCCGAAGGACCGGCGGCTGGCCGGGCTGATCGCGGATCTGAACGCGGGCAACGCGCGGTTCGCGGAGCTGTGGGCGTCCGGCACGGTCGGCGCGCACCGCGAGGACCACAAGGCGATCGAGCATCCGTCGGTGGGCACGGTGACAGTGAACTGCGATGTGTTGGGCGACGGCGACACCGAGCTGAAGATCGTGGTCATGACGGCGGCGCCGGGCAGCGAGGACGAGACCAAGCTGCGGCTCGCGGTGATCGCCGGCGCCGCGACCGCCTCTCCCGCCGACGTGCCGATCGGCTGA
- a CDS encoding MarR family winged helix-turn-helix transcriptional regulator — protein MARTTRRELEQRVLTALPSWVNTISQLNRVIAERMGVTASDLDCLHVLHMQGPATAAELAREVGLTPGSVSRMIDRLDAAGCITRTDDPEDRRRVLIEASSEGLARIAAYYDGLTARSHDDLAEFTVDEMRVLLQFIERSQVGATEELARLRRR, from the coding sequence ATGGCGCGTACCACACGACGCGAACTCGAGCAGCGCGTGCTGACCGCGCTGCCGAGCTGGGTGAACACCATCTCGCAGCTGAACCGCGTGATCGCGGAGCGGATGGGCGTGACCGCCAGCGACCTGGACTGCCTGCACGTACTGCACATGCAGGGCCCTGCGACAGCCGCCGAGCTGGCGCGCGAGGTCGGACTGACCCCGGGGTCGGTGTCGCGGATGATCGACCGACTCGACGCGGCCGGCTGCATCACGCGCACGGACGACCCCGAGGACCGGCGGCGCGTGCTGATCGAGGCCTCCAGCGAGGGGCTGGCGCGGATCGCGGCGTACTACGACGGGCTCACGGCACGGTCGCACGACGATCTCGCCGAGTTCACTGTCGACGAGATGCGGGTGCTACTGCAGTTCATCGAGCGATCGCAGGTCGGCGCCACGGAGGAACTGGCTCGGTTGCGGAGGAGGTAG
- a CDS encoding SDR family NAD(P)-dependent oxidoreductase: MAIIFITGANKGLGHEAARRLIGLGHTVLLGARDPQSGQVAADALGARFVRIDVTDDASVTAAAADVAGREGRIDVLINNAGIHGPFGDPGSLTGADALGVLDTNVAGAVRTISAFLPLLRESADPAVVNVSSGMGSLSFTHDPERVESKVIAPLYCASKAALTMLTTQYAKALPDIRINAADPGYTATDLNDNRGFQTVTEGTDAIVALATEGPGAGSGRFVDREGDLGW; the protein is encoded by the coding sequence ATGGCAATCATCTTCATCACCGGGGCGAACAAGGGACTCGGCCACGAGGCGGCCCGGCGCCTCATCGGGCTCGGCCACACGGTGCTGCTCGGTGCCCGGGACCCTCAGTCGGGCCAGGTCGCGGCCGATGCGCTCGGTGCGCGGTTCGTGCGCATCGACGTGACCGACGACGCGTCGGTCACGGCCGCGGCGGCGGACGTCGCAGGCCGCGAAGGCCGGATCGACGTGCTGATCAACAACGCCGGGATCCACGGGCCCTTCGGCGATCCCGGTTCGCTGACCGGGGCCGACGCGCTCGGCGTGCTCGACACCAACGTGGCCGGGGCGGTGCGGACGATCTCGGCGTTCCTGCCGTTGCTGCGCGAGTCGGCGGACCCGGCGGTCGTCAACGTCAGCAGCGGGATGGGTTCGTTGTCGTTCACGCATGATCCGGAGCGCGTCGAGTCGAAGGTGATCGCACCGCTGTACTGCGCTTCGAAGGCGGCGCTGACGATGCTCACCACGCAGTACGCCAAGGCGCTGCCGGACATCCGGATCAACGCGGCCGACCCCGGGTACACGGCGACGGATCTGAACGACAACCGCGGTTTCCAGACGGTGACCGAGGGCACCGACGCGATCGTCGCGCTCGCCACCGAGGGGCCGGGGGCCGGGTCGGGGCGGTTCGTCGATCGCGAGGGCGACCTCGGTTGGTGA
- a CDS encoding winged helix-turn-helix transcriptional regulator encodes MQRTNFSEELAACSVARTLDVIGEPWSPLVLRDVWVGMRRFDQIQADLGISRKVLTERLGYLVEQGVLERRPYDQRPRYEYHLTQKGTELVDLLMLMTAWGDKWLAGEAGPPVLYRHHACGEISHVELRCAHCGEAMHADDIDALPGPGAAAAPAAAAGPAATAGSAA; translated from the coding sequence ATGCAGCGCACGAACTTCAGCGAGGAACTGGCCGCGTGCTCGGTCGCCCGCACGCTCGACGTGATCGGCGAGCCCTGGTCACCGCTGGTCCTGCGGGACGTGTGGGTCGGAATGCGGCGCTTCGACCAGATCCAGGCCGATCTGGGCATCTCCCGCAAGGTGCTGACCGAGCGGCTGGGCTACCTCGTCGAGCAGGGGGTGCTGGAGCGACGGCCGTACGACCAGCGGCCGCGGTACGAGTACCACCTGACGCAGAAGGGGACCGAGCTGGTCGACCTGCTGATGCTGATGACGGCGTGGGGCGACAAGTGGCTGGCCGGCGAGGCCGGGCCGCCGGTGCTGTACCGGCATCACGCGTGCGGGGAGATCAGCCATGTGGAGCTGCGGTGCGCGCACTGCGGTGAGGCGATGCACGCGGATGACATCGATGCTTTGCCGGGTCCGGGGGCTGCGGCCGCTCCTGCGGCTGCTGCCGGCCCTGCGGCTACTGCCGGCTCTGCCGCTTAA
- a CDS encoding dihydrofolate reductase family protein produces MGKVFTALAVSVDGYITGRDPGPGHGLGDGGTLFDWYFDGGTQSRVLPAFHLSEPSARVFDEVAGRLGAVVVGRTTFEDSDRFGGGSPHENVPLVLLSHRTDGVSDRQTVVTTGVADAVAAAKKLAGGKDVGLMGGGVTTEALKAGVVDELILHQVPILLGAGRPFFRELPKHIRLNLVEAVPAPGVTHLRYEVQK; encoded by the coding sequence ATGGGCAAGGTCTTCACCGCCCTCGCCGTCTCGGTCGACGGCTACATCACCGGCCGCGATCCCGGGCCCGGCCACGGTCTCGGCGATGGCGGGACGCTCTTCGACTGGTACTTCGACGGCGGCACGCAGAGCCGCGTGCTGCCCGCCTTCCACCTCAGCGAACCCAGCGCCCGGGTCTTCGACGAGGTCGCGGGGCGGCTCGGCGCGGTGGTCGTCGGCCGCACCACGTTCGAGGACTCCGACCGCTTCGGCGGCGGCAGCCCGCACGAGAACGTGCCGCTGGTCCTGCTCAGCCACCGGACCGACGGCGTCTCCGACCGCCAGACGGTGGTCACCACCGGTGTCGCGGACGCCGTCGCCGCCGCGAAGAAGCTCGCCGGCGGCAAGGACGTCGGCCTCATGGGCGGCGGCGTGACCACCGAGGCGCTGAAGGCCGGTGTGGTCGACGAGCTGATCCTGCACCAGGTGCCGATCCTGCTCGGCGCGGGCCGTCCCTTCTTCCGGGAACTGCCGAAGCACATCCGGCTGAACCTCGTCGAGGCCGTCCCGGCTCCCGGCGTCACCCACTTGCGATACGAGGTCCAGAAATGA
- a CDS encoding NlpC/P60 family protein: MAHHSTKRLKRHRATALPTRGRTVAAAALTAVAAAAGVVGTAAAAPVPGPPSGGPDGDRSTVQQQTVKGQIAALYRQADQLTQTYDAAQEQAGKLTLAVQRSQSALQAMQADYQRQRATLGSIAAEQYRAGGVDEELTLMLADHPDSFLSNEAMATRLSDEQRRKIAEVVEERRQIVQLQHAAADQLSALDETRTAAAQSRTQVTQQLHKAQALLNTLSASQRAAAAQAELGADPTSAFAGQQVDPATIDHTQPAPSDRARAAIEAALADLGKPYVFGAEGPDAFDCSGLIQQVWRQAGVELPRTSSEQAQAGEQVPLSQIQPGDLVIYYAGRSHIGMYVGDGKIIHAPHPGAQVRMAPLMSMPVNTVVRV; this comes from the coding sequence CCACGGCCCTGCCCACCCGGGGCCGCACCGTCGCCGCCGCGGCGCTGACCGCCGTGGCCGCCGCCGCGGGCGTGGTCGGCACGGCCGCCGCCGCCCCGGTACCGGGGCCGCCGTCCGGCGGCCCGGACGGCGACCGCTCGACGGTGCAGCAGCAGACGGTGAAGGGCCAGATCGCCGCGCTGTACCGCCAGGCCGACCAGCTGACGCAGACCTACGACGCCGCGCAGGAGCAGGCCGGCAAGCTCACCCTGGCGGTCCAGCGCTCCCAGTCCGCACTCCAGGCGATGCAGGCCGACTACCAGCGCCAGCGCGCCACCCTCGGCAGCATCGCCGCCGAGCAGTACCGAGCCGGCGGCGTCGACGAAGAGCTGACCCTGATGCTCGCCGACCACCCGGACTCCTTCCTGAGCAACGAGGCCATGGCCACCCGCCTCTCCGACGAACAACGCCGCAAGATCGCCGAGGTGGTCGAGGAGCGCCGGCAGATCGTCCAACTCCAACACGCCGCCGCCGACCAACTCTCCGCCCTGGACGAGACCCGCACCGCCGCAGCCCAGTCCCGCACCCAGGTAACCCAGCAACTGCACAAGGCCCAAGCGCTCCTGAACACCCTCTCCGCCTCCCAGCGCGCAGCCGCGGCCCAAGCCGAACTCGGCGCCGACCCCACCTCCGCCTTCGCCGGCCAGCAAGTGGACCCCGCCACCATCGACCACACGCAGCCGGCCCCCTCCGACCGAGCCCGCGCGGCAATCGAAGCCGCCCTCGCCGACCTAGGCAAGCCCTACGTCTTCGGCGCCGAAGGCCCCGACGCCTTCGACTGCAGCGGCCTGATCCAGCAGGTCTGGCGCCAGGCGGGAGTGGAGCTGCCGCGCACCTCCTCGGAGCAGGCGCAGGCCGGCGAGCAGGTCCCGCTGTCCCAGATCCAGCCGGGCGACCTGGTGATCTACTACGCGGGGCGCAGCCACATCGGGATGTACGTGGGGGACGGCAAGATCATTCATGCTCCGCATCCGGGGGCCCAGGTGCGGATGGCTCCGCTGATGTCGATGCCGGTGAATACGGTGGTGCGGGTTTGA
- a CDS encoding DUF4253 domain-containing protein, translated as MMLDEGRLGRPRLALFEGASSYEALAAARWAPSEEDNFLAHVQVLRTWEERFGARVVALKRDTLYLSVAAPPVTDSHSV; from the coding sequence ATGATGCTGGACGAGGGCCGGCTCGGGCGGCCGAGACTGGCGTTGTTCGAGGGTGCGAGCAGCTACGAGGCGTTGGCGGCGGCGCGGTGGGCGCCGTCCGAGGAGGACAACTTCCTGGCACACGTCCAGGTGCTGCGGACCTGGGAAGAGCGTTTCGGTGCGCGGGTCGTGGCGTTGAAGCGGGACACGCTCTACCTGAGCGTGGCTGCTCCTCCTGTCACCGACTCGCATTCGGTGTGA
- a CDS encoding pyridoxamine 5'-phosphate oxidase family protein produces MKLDPEIRSILDDAPLVHLATVLPDGAPHSVTIWAAPHGDRIAILTGPDSLKARNIRRDPRVALSLTPADAPNTPVAIRGRVVEWVEGDAAWAIIDPIAMKYIGQPYDHSMDRVVLLIEPERQTVGVG; encoded by the coding sequence ATGAAGCTCGACCCGGAAATCCGCAGCATCCTCGACGACGCCCCGCTGGTGCACCTCGCCACGGTCCTGCCCGACGGCGCCCCGCACTCGGTCACCATCTGGGCCGCCCCGCACGGCGACCGCATCGCGATCCTCACCGGCCCGGACAGCCTCAAGGCCCGCAACATCCGCCGCGACCCGCGGGTGGCGCTGTCGCTGACCCCGGCCGACGCCCCCAACACGCCGGTCGCCATCCGCGGCCGGGTGGTGGAGTGGGTCGAGGGTGACGCGGCCTGGGCGATCATCGACCCGATCGCGATGAAGTACATCGGCCAGCCCTACGACCACAGCATGGACCGCGTCGTCCTGCTCATCGAGCCCGAGCGGCAGACCGTGGGAGTGGGCTGA
- a CDS encoding YbhB/YbcL family Raf kinase inhibitor-like protein — MELAWDAEGLQSSDTLILTSPDFADGEPIPQIHAGKRLGGQELSPALAWSAVPSGTAELLLVIEDPDAPMATPYIHGLALIEPSVTALAHGALSPERPGRGVRLLRSSSGRGWIGMAPPKGHGPHRYVFQLFALAKPLAIGSKGGAEEAQPRKVLASAGPVLARGRIDGLYQRP, encoded by the coding sequence GTGGAACTGGCATGGGACGCGGAGGGTCTTCAGTCCTCTGACACACTTATATTGACGAGCCCTGATTTCGCCGATGGAGAGCCGATCCCGCAGATCCACGCCGGAAAGCGGCTCGGCGGCCAGGAGCTGTCGCCGGCGTTGGCGTGGTCGGCGGTGCCGTCGGGCACGGCGGAGTTGTTGCTCGTGATCGAGGACCCTGATGCGCCGATGGCGACGCCGTACATCCACGGCCTCGCGCTGATCGAGCCTTCCGTAACCGCTTTGGCGCACGGCGCGCTTTCGCCGGAACGCCCTGGTCGCGGCGTACGATTGCTGCGGTCGAGCTCGGGACGCGGCTGGATCGGGATGGCGCCGCCGAAGGGCCACGGACCGCATCGGTACGTCTTCCAGCTCTTCGCTTTGGCCAAACCGCTGGCCATCGGCTCCAAGGGCGGCGCAGAAGAAGCACAGCCCCGCAAGGTGTTGGCGTCCGCCGGACCGGTGCTGGCCCGTGGCCGAATCGACGGTTTGTATCAGCGCCCGTAG